A stretch of Polypterus senegalus isolate Bchr_013 chromosome 5, ASM1683550v1, whole genome shotgun sequence DNA encodes these proteins:
- the LOC120529781 gene encoding aerolysin-like protein translates to MSLLTDTIGGDGGSEFEFNGIDNGAILEKIGVWVGPFQVKALSVQLSDGQTKEFGIYSDSYPYSEFKFDPGEFFTSLSLWGNGKGSRLGAIKFKTNKERNFFAKMTQWELKTECPMDIGSGVCLGVEGRAGADIDSLGFVFINSIKSVVMKDVTYPTLHHMIPNVNVEEIKSISYRNSSTVEEQHTLETASKITRTSSWSTGSAMESAYNMSIQAAIPEFNLIDNEFSLTLGTPSTYELESSDEKTENLIYIIKVPPGKSMDVRVTFGRADIHLPYKATVEVTCIDGTTYQYEKSGIYKGVAYTNAKVDMQEVP, encoded by the coding sequence ATGTCCCTGTTAACTGACACCATCGGTGGTGATGGAGGCAGCGAGTTTGAATTTAATGGGATTGACAATGGTGCTATACTGGAGAAGATCGGAGTGTGGGTCGGTCCCTTTCAGGTAAAGGCTCTGAGTGTGCAGCTCTCAGATGGACAGACTAAAGAGTTTGGGATTTACTCCGACTCTTACCCGTACAGTGAATTTAAGTTTGACCCCGGAGAgttctttacctctctctcgcTGTGGGGAAATGGAAAAGGGTCCCGCTTGGGAGCTATCAAGTTCAAAACCAATAAGGAGAGGAATTTTTTTGCCAAAATGACACAGTGGGAATTGAAAACTGAATGCCCCATGGATATTGGATCCGGAGTTTGTCTGGGAGTGGAAGGTAGAGCAGGTGCAGACATTGACTCTTTAGGTTTCGTGTTCATCAACTCCATCAAATCAGTTGTAATGAAAGATGTAACATACCCAACTTTACATCACATGATTCCTAATGTaaatgtggaagaaattaaatcaataagCTACAGGAACAGCTCCACGGTTGAGGAACAACACACACTGGAGACCGCAAGTAAAATCACCAGAACATCTTCCTGGTCCACTGGCAGTGCTATGGAATCTGCTTATAACATGTCTATTCAAGCTGCTATTCCAGAATTTAATTTGATAGATAATGAATTCAGCTTGACGTTGGGAACCCCTTCGACCTATGAGTTAGAAAGTAGTGACGAGAAAACAGAAAACCTCATCTACATTATCAAGGTTCCTCCGGGGAAAAGCATGGATGTGCGTGTTACCTTTGGAAGAGCAGACATTCATCTTCCCTATAAGGCCACTGTTGAAGTTACCTGCATCGATGGCACCACCTACCAGTATGAGAAAAGTGGCATCTATAAGGGGGTTGCTTACACCAATGCAAAGGTAGATATGCAGGAAGTCCCTTAA